The nucleotide sequence GATGATGAGCGTGCTGGGCGTGCAGCTCAACGAGATCCCGTACAAGGGCACGGGCCCGGCTCTGACCGACCTGATGGGCGGCCAGGTGGACCTGCTGTGCGACCAGACCTCGGGCACGGTGCCGCCGGTCAAGGCCGGCAGGATCAAGGCCTACGCGGCGGCCGGCAAGGCACGGCTGCCCTCGCTTCCCGAGGTGCCGGCGATCGCCGAAGCCGGCATCCAGGGCTTCGACATCAACATCTCCTTCGGCCTGTACGCGCCCAAGGGAACGCCCCAACCGGTGCTGGGCCAGCTCACCGCGGCCTTGCAGAAGGCGGTGACCGACCCCGAGGTGCGCAGCAAGCTCGAGGGCATGGGCATCGCGGCCGTCGGCGCCGGGCAGGCCACGCCGGCCGCCTTGCGCGCGCACCTCGCGCACGAGATCGAGACCCTGGGCGGCCTGCTGGCCAAGGCCGGCGTGAAGGCCAACTGAACCCGGTTCGACCTCAGGCGCGGCTGCGTTCCACGTGCAAGGATGCCCGCATGATCATCCCGCGGTTTCCTCATGCGCCAACACGGCGGTGCGCACACGCCGCTGCTGCCAGCGCTCGGCCACATGCCCGGGCAGGAAAAGCGCCATCAGGGCCGTGAGCTGCCAGCGGCGGGTCAGGCACACCCGCCTGGCCTGCAGCAGGGTGAACAAGGCCCTGCGGCGGTCACCACCCGCCAGGGCGGCGCGCGCCAGCGTCACCTGCTGCTGTCCGACGAACCACAGGGCCCGGGCGCGCTGCGGACGCGGCACTTCGCCGCTGAGCGCGCGCCTTTTCATGCGCTCGATGAAAGGGGGCAGGCCCATCCGGATGTCGTAGTTGGAGGTCGACAGGCTGTCGGGCAAGGCCCGGTAGCCGGCCAGCGCCGCGTCCACCAGCACCAGCGGCGTGCGCTCGGCCACGCGGAACCACAGGTCCAGGTCCTCGCCGCACGACTCACCCGGCGGAAAGCACGGTTGCATGCGGTGCAGCAGGCTGGCCCGCACGGCCAGGCTGCTGGTGCAGAACGGGGTGCTCTGCATCCACCGCGTGCGCAGGTCGGGCACCACATCCATGCGAAACGGCCGCTCGACGCTCGGCCAGTTCGCGCTGTCGCCGGTGAACGAGTCCGATACCCGCCGAAAGCCCGTGGCCAGCATGTCGGCGTGGGGGTGGGTTTCATGCGCCTGCGCCAGCGCGGCCAGCAGCTCGGGATGGTGCCAGTCGTCGGCATCGAGAAAGACGATCCAGTCGCCGGTGGCTAGGGCGATGGCCCGGTTGCGGGCCAACGATACGCCGGCATTGGCCTGGCGCACGATCTGCAGCCGCTGGTCGGCGATGCCGTCCAGTGCCTGCACGCCACCGTCAGTGGAGCCGTCGTCCACCACGATCACCTCGTGCACGGGGTGGCTCTGCCCGAGCGCCGAAAGCACCGAATTGCGCACGTAAGCCGCTTTGTTGTAAAGCGGGACCACAACGGAAAATTTCATCATGAGGCTGGTTCAGAGCAGTTCATTGATCGGGTAGGCCCGTGCTCATAGAGCTTGTGCCGGGTGCCGCGCCGGTGCCATTGCTCACCCGCACGCCACTCCACCTTGCTTGGATGGATCAGGGTATCGCCCGCCGGTTCCAGCCATGGAAACGAGGTGTCACCCACGAACACCGGCCACAGCGAAATACCCAACAGCATCGCCGCATCGAAGAAGACGGGTGGTCATACTCGGCCGTCATCAGTTGCACGACATCGTCA is from Ramlibacter tataouinensis TTB310 and encodes:
- a CDS encoding glycosyltransferase family 2 protein codes for the protein MMKFSVVVPLYNKAAYVRNSVLSALGQSHPVHEVIVVDDGSTDGGVQALDGIADQRLQIVRQANAGVSLARNRAIALATGDWIVFLDADDWHHPELLAALAQAHETHPHADMLATGFRRVSDSFTGDSANWPSVERPFRMDVVPDLRTRWMQSTPFCTSSLAVRASLLHRMQPCFPPGESCGEDLDLWFRVAERTPLVLVDAALAGYRALPDSLSTSNYDIRMGLPPFIERMKRRALSGEVPRPQRARALWFVGQQQVTLARAALAGGDRRRALFTLLQARRVCLTRRWQLTALMALFLPGHVAERWQQRRVRTAVLAHEETAG